From a single Streptomyces sp. NBC_00377 genomic region:
- a CDS encoding type II restriction endonuclease, with translation MTISPSSSASSAVLSLDHEAVGALIRRWRDDPGSTYRTWFLWEERTKNFRSIRRGIEQVVREIEADTFGVAYKGSSLETVVGSIAEQRQMFKGADHAFLWKPKLRIPDIYEDRENQLAFARMLETCRCCTTEAQVLGAIRTLAGQGIKGLGPAAANLLYFLHPTIASPFNTAIVNGYNALTGARVKLGKWDEYLAMREGILAINATHRNLLSNDLGAVAGLLFDLGSGRYVAPPRGDEDTAAARAAWQADLEQVRSDAKAEKVRAEAERQDVSHTEVQAWLRDLGRALGFQVWIAANDRNRQHEGRRLADGCLIKLPSELAKGPAGEAISLIDVLWLEPEGKVAAAFEVEHTTSIYSGIVRMLDLALSGDPDAAHGMYLVAPDAREAEVRAQIRRPAFSRVADLKVRYLPYGELRTNREAIMRFGKGLHPIEALARDLS, from the coding sequence GTGACGATCTCTCCCTCTTCCTCCGCTTCGTCCGCCGTGCTCAGCCTGGACCACGAGGCTGTCGGTGCCCTCATTCGCCGGTGGCGGGACGACCCCGGCAGCACCTACCGCACGTGGTTCCTGTGGGAGGAGCGTACGAAGAACTTCCGGTCCATCCGGCGCGGGATCGAGCAGGTCGTACGGGAGATCGAGGCGGACACCTTCGGGGTCGCCTACAAGGGATCGTCGCTGGAGACCGTCGTCGGCTCGATCGCGGAGCAGCGCCAGATGTTCAAGGGCGCCGACCACGCCTTCCTGTGGAAGCCGAAGCTGCGCATCCCCGACATCTACGAGGACCGGGAGAACCAGCTCGCGTTCGCCCGGATGCTGGAGACGTGCCGGTGCTGCACCACCGAGGCACAGGTCCTGGGTGCGATACGCACACTGGCCGGGCAGGGCATCAAGGGGCTCGGCCCGGCGGCGGCGAACCTGCTGTATTTCCTGCACCCCACCATCGCCTCACCCTTCAACACGGCCATCGTCAACGGCTACAACGCCCTGACCGGCGCGAGGGTCAAGCTCGGGAAGTGGGACGAGTACCTCGCGATGCGCGAGGGGATCCTGGCGATCAACGCAACCCACCGCAATCTGCTCTCCAACGATCTGGGCGCGGTCGCCGGACTGCTCTTCGATCTGGGCTCCGGCCGTTACGTCGCACCGCCGCGCGGCGACGAGGACACGGCGGCGGCCCGTGCCGCCTGGCAAGCGGACCTGGAGCAGGTCCGTTCGGATGCGAAGGCCGAGAAGGTCCGGGCGGAGGCCGAGCGGCAGGACGTGTCGCACACCGAGGTGCAGGCGTGGCTGCGTGACCTCGGCAGGGCACTGGGCTTCCAGGTCTGGATCGCCGCCAACGACCGCAACCGCCAGCACGAGGGCCGGCGGCTCGCGGACGGGTGTCTCATCAAACTTCCGTCGGAGCTGGCGAAGGGGCCTGCGGGCGAGGCGATCAGTCTCATCGACGTGCTGTGGCTGGAGCCGGAGGGCAAGGTGGCCGCGGCCTTCGAGGTGGAACACACCACATCCATCTACTCCGGCATCGTGCGCATGCTCGACCTGGCGCTCAGCGGCGACCCGGACGCCGCGCACGGCATGTATCTCGTCGCGCCGGACGCGCGCGAGGCCGAGGTCCGCGCCCAGATCCGGCGGCCCGCGTTCAGCCGGGTCGCGGACCTGAAGGTGCGGTATCTGCCCTACGGCGAGCTGCGGACCAACCGGGAGGCGATCATGCGGTTCGGCAAGGGGCTGCATCCCATCGAGGCCCTGGCGCGCGACCTGAGCTGA